A section of the Carassius carassius chromosome 17, fCarCar2.1, whole genome shotgun sequence genome encodes:
- the LOC132160527 gene encoding uncharacterized protein LOC132160527, whose product MRQYVTRVINLTPLPLRQPMGRPTSSRVPVPTASSEQPLSAASPVEAPVPARSNEGAPMSCAYPREVPVPSTSSEGVPVLSALQEEVPVPAASSEGAAVSTVPASSHGGSARSIRSHKGAHRLTTSPQGSPRKRTSPWSNEASDNVGMVQLPLLKKTMYGQRLHGLSKFSAQSEEAVPMDHWRLR is encoded by the exons ATGAGGCAGTATGTGACAAGGGTTATAAATTTAACACCTTTGCCCCTAAGGCAACCCATGGGACGACCTACATCTTCCAGGGTACCTGTACCCACTGCATCCTCTGAGCAACCTCTGTCTGCTGCATCCCCTGTGGAAGCACCTGTACCGGCCAGGTCCAATGAGGGAGCACCTATGTCCTGTGCATACCCCAGGGAAGTACCTGTACCCTCCACATCCTCTGAGGGAGTGCCTGTGCTTTCTGCATTGCAAGAGGAAGTACCTGTGCCTGCTGCTTCCTCTGAGGGAGCAGCTGTGTCTACTGTTCCAGCCAGTTCCCATGGGGGATCAGCTAGATCCATCAGGTCCCACAAGGGAGCACACAGACTTACCACATCCCCACAGGGGTCACCTCGGAAAAGGACATCCCCATGGAGCAATGAAGCTTCA GACAATGTAGGCATGGTTCAGCTTCCTCTACTGAAAAAAACAATGTATGGACAAAGACTGCATGGCCTCTCCAAGTTCTCAGCACAATCTGAAGAGGCTGTGCCCATGGACCACTGGAGACTCC GATGA